A stretch of Candidatus Auribacterota bacterium DNA encodes these proteins:
- the cbiM gene encoding cobalt transporter CbiM, whose product MHIPDGYLGPATCGVFYAVMLPIWVAASRIVKRTLKAKQVPLLGISAAFSFVIMMFNVPIPGGTTGHAVGSVLVAILLGPWAACLAVTVALVVQALLFGDGGITAIGANCFNMAFIEVFAGYCLYKLISAGSPVTSSRRVVAAGVAGYAALNIAALSAALMFGTQPILYKTASGQSLYCPYGLNVAIPAMLGEHLLIFGWVEAIITALVVKYLQKQDPSLLEAGKGATA is encoded by the coding sequence ATGCATATACCTGACGGTTATTTAGGCCCAGCGACATGCGGAGTCTTTTACGCGGTAATGTTGCCAATATGGGTAGCAGCGTCGCGAATAGTTAAAAGGACACTTAAGGCAAAACAGGTGCCCCTGCTTGGCATAAGCGCCGCGTTCAGTTTTGTCATCATGATGTTCAATGTGCCTATCCCCGGCGGGACAACGGGACATGCCGTGGGATCTGTTCTGGTGGCGATACTGCTTGGCCCCTGGGCGGCGTGTCTCGCGGTCACCGTTGCTTTAGTCGTTCAAGCGCTGCTCTTTGGAGATGGCGGGATCACGGCTATAGGGGCGAATTGCTTCAATATGGCTTTTATCGAGGTCTTCGCGGGGTATTGCCTTTATAAGCTTATCAGCGCGGGGTCTCCAGTTACTTCTAGCAGGCGGGTAGTCGCTGCTGGCGTTGCCGGATACGCGGCTTTGAACATAGCCGCGTTATCGGCGGCGTTAATGTTCGGCACTCAGCCTATATTGTACAAAACCGCAAGCGGCCAATCCCTGTATTGTCCTTACGGTTTGAATGTAGCGATACCCGCGATGTTGGGCGAACACCTGCTGATATTCGGATGGGTTGAGGCAATTATCACGGCGCTGGTTGTGAAATATCTGCAAAAACAGGATCCGTCTTTACTGGAAGCTGGAAAGGGGGCAACCGCGTGA
- a CDS encoding PDGLE domain-containing protein, giving the protein MKITTKLWLGIVILALLSPLGILLPEHFKAGDAWGEWGSDTIKGLVGYVPQGLEKLSNLWGAPIPDYAFKGWEEKGLSRLSIAYIFSAILGVVVTAAAVLAIGKLLVGRGD; this is encoded by the coding sequence GTGAAAATAACGACAAAACTTTGGCTTGGCATTGTAATTCTCGCGCTGCTTTCTCCGTTGGGGATTTTGCTGCCGGAGCATTTCAAAGCAGGCGATGCGTGGGGCGAGTGGGGCAGCGATACCATCAAGGGATTGGTGGGATATGTCCCACAAGGCCTTGAAAAACTATCGAATCTTTGGGGAGCTCCTATTCCCGATTATGCATTCAAGGGATGGGAAGAAAAAGGATTATCGCGCCTGAGCATCGCATATATATTTTCCGCGATTCTTGGAGTAGTTGTAACGGCGGCAGCCGTACTCGCGATAGGAAAGCTGCTGGTTGGAAGAGGTGATTGA
- the cbiQ gene encoding cobalt ECF transporter T component CbiQ gives MIDVGIKHNRFIERSIMSALSFLKESIFADEYASRKGFLQARDPRIKILMILALLLAVLFAKSIPFISCIYALCLFLAFASSINIAYFLKRTWFFMPLFSLFIAVPALFSVFSPGETLISIKVFTLVLSITKQGLASAAIFFLRILTSVSLCVLLALTTKHYCLLRALRNFRVPQLFVMTLGMCYRYVYLFIALIQDTYTAIKSRVGYVSSSQKGRRIVAWNIASLWRRSYDLHNQVYQAMLSRGYSGEPRIMDDFYITFRDIACMGVSISILAGSLWQARFLN, from the coding sequence GTGATTGATGTGGGAATAAAACATAACCGGTTCATAGAGCGCTCGATCATGAGCGCCCTGTCTTTTCTGAAGGAATCGATTTTTGCCGATGAATATGCTTCGAGAAAAGGATTTTTGCAGGCCCGGGATCCCCGCATTAAGATTCTGATGATTCTCGCTCTGTTATTGGCGGTTCTTTTCGCAAAGAGCATACCCTTTATAAGCTGCATATACGCTCTTTGCCTGTTTCTTGCCTTTGCCTCTTCAATAAATATTGCATATTTCCTGAAGCGCACATGGTTTTTTATGCCGCTTTTTTCGCTCTTCATTGCTGTGCCTGCTCTGTTCAGCGTATTCAGCCCGGGAGAAACACTGATCAGCATTAAAGTATTCACGTTGGTTTTAAGCATCACAAAACAAGGTTTGGCAAGCGCAGCTATTTTTTTCCTTCGTATTTTAACTTCTGTTTCGCTGTGTGTGCTTCTGGCTTTGACCACTAAGCACTATTGTTTACTGAGGGCGCTTCGGAACTTTCGGGTGCCTCAGCTTTTTGTGATGACGCTCGGCATGTGTTACCGGTACGTGTACCTGTTTATCGCGCTCATTCAGGATACGTATACCGCAATCAAAAGCCGAGTGGGATATGTTTCTTCTTCGCAGAAAGGCCGGCGCATTGTCGCATGGAACATTGCTTCACTCTGGCGGCGTTCTTACGATTTGCACAATCAGGTGTATCAAGCAATGCTTTCACGGGGATATAGCGGCGAACCGCGGATAATGGATGACTTTTATATTACGTTTAGGGATATCGCATGCATGGGTGTATCGATTTCGATCCTGGCGGGGAGTTTATGGCAGGCGCGCTTTTTGAATTAA
- a CDS encoding ABC transporter ATP-binding protein: MAGALFELKNVYYSYFGKISALCGVSLAVEKGSKVAVIGANGTGKSTLLAMLDALIFPDKGAIWAFDKELEEGVFNDAGFSLEFRRKVGFVFQNPDVQLFCPTVKEDILFGPLQLGVSHVEIEKRLDRLVAIFKISHILERSPHQLSVGEKRKVAIASVLAVEPEIMLLDEPTAGLDPQTVRDIIDIILDENKTGKTIVTATHDLHLVEEIADIVHVLGPDKNVIRSASPGDILFDQSFLQQNNLVHIHAHRHKDTIHLHPHQHLQHHV; encoded by the coding sequence ATGGCAGGCGCGCTTTTTGAATTAAAGAATGTCTATTATTCATACTTCGGAAAGATATCCGCATTATGCGGGGTGTCTCTGGCCGTTGAAAAAGGCTCTAAGGTTGCGGTTATCGGCGCAAACGGCACAGGTAAATCCACGCTTCTTGCGATGCTCGACGCATTGATATTTCCCGATAAGGGAGCGATATGGGCGTTTGACAAGGAATTAGAGGAAGGCGTTTTCAATGACGCCGGTTTTTCGCTGGAATTCCGGCGAAAAGTTGGGTTTGTATTTCAAAATCCCGATGTCCAATTATTTTGTCCTACGGTTAAAGAGGATATTTTATTCGGGCCTCTTCAACTGGGTGTATCCCATGTTGAGATTGAGAAACGGCTGGACAGGCTGGTCGCTATTTTTAAAATATCGCATATTTTGGAACGTTCGCCGCATCAATTGAGCGTCGGAGAGAAAAGAAAGGTGGCCATTGCCTCCGTATTGGCGGTCGAGCCGGAAATTATGCTATTGGATGAACCGACCGCGGGGCTGGACCCGCAGACTGTGCGGGATATCATTGACATTATTCTGGATGAAAATAAGACCGGGAAAACAATTGTTACCGCAACGCACGATCTGCATCTCGTTGAAGAGATCGCGGATATCGTGCATGTTTTGGGCCCTGACAAGAATGTTATACGCAGCGCCTCGCCCGGCGATATCCTGTTTGACCAAAGCTTTCTTCAACAAAACAACCTCGTTCATATCCATGCCCACCGGCATAAGGACACAATTCACCTTCACCCCCATCAGCATTTGCAGCACCACGTGTGA
- a CDS encoding energy transducer TonB has product MIDQKIAISFLISWCVHALVLIPIFGTISHGVSSKTEGDEYTLSIGSIQIREAPSPSNATILHTRNGQLDDLSEVAKHSPDKKPESDKSQQALPEATDKCASKPDSAEKQQRGTSQTCAIASLPSRGDSGRATTTSGWGKEDYLGMVRRKIAEAKRYPIEALNEGMHGTALVAFSLHRNGAVTNIRVMKSSLSGILDTEAQRTIHRAAPFPPVPDKIKGEPLDIRVPISFEIVKR; this is encoded by the coding sequence ATGATCGACCAAAAAATTGCTATCTCGTTTCTGATCTCATGGTGCGTGCATGCGCTGGTGCTGATTCCGATATTTGGAACCATTTCCCATGGTGTGTCCTCAAAAACCGAGGGGGATGAATACACTCTTTCGATAGGCTCCATTCAAATACGCGAAGCGCCCAGCCCGTCCAACGCAACGATTTTGCACACACGAAATGGCCAACTAGATGATCTCAGCGAAGTAGCGAAACACTCACCCGATAAAAAACCAGAATCGGACAAATCTCAGCAAGCGCTTCCGGAGGCTACCGATAAATGCGCTTCGAAGCCGGACAGCGCGGAAAAACAACAGCGTGGAACCTCGCAGACTTGCGCAATTGCCTCGCTACCCTCAAGAGGCGACTCGGGAAGAGCGACGACCACATCTGGATGGGGAAAAGAAGATTATTTAGGTATGGTACGCAGAAAAATCGCCGAGGCGAAGCGCTATCCAATCGAGGCGCTGAACGAAGGGATGCATGGTACTGCACTTGTGGCTTTTTCACTTCACCGGAATGGCGCGGTGACTAATATCCGTGTCATGAAAAGCTCTCTTTCAGGCATACTGGACACCGAGGCACAAAGGACCATTCATCGCGCCGCGCCCTTCCCGCCGGTCCCCGACAAGATCAAAGGTGAGCCGTTGGATATCCGGGTGCCAATCTCATTTGAAATAGTAAAACGCTGA
- a CDS encoding LysR family transcriptional regulator: MKIKVRIAITNDKGESYMGIGLVWLLKRIQKFKSISRAAQDMELSYTKALTILNRLEKNVGRKILVRTRGGMARGGAELTPFAKSYIKTYECLSRDIRRYAEKRFKTFKKHFSEA, translated from the coding sequence ATGAAGATAAAAGTGCGAATCGCCATCACCAATGATAAAGGCGAGAGCTACATGGGGATTGGTCTGGTCTGGTTGCTCAAGAGGATACAGAAGTTCAAATCGATCAGCCGGGCGGCGCAGGACATGGAGCTTTCCTATACTAAGGCCCTGACGATTCTGAATCGGCTTGAGAAAAACGTCGGCAGGAAGATACTGGTCCGCACCCGCGGAGGCATGGCCCGCGGAGGGGCGGAACTAACCCCCTTTGCCAAATCATATATTAAGACCTACGAATGCCTTTCTCGTGATATCAGGCGCTACGCTGAAAAACGGTTCAAAACATTTAAGAAGCATTTTTCGGAAGCCTGA
- a CDS encoding TonB-dependent receptor, whose amino-acid sequence MSAGVALGQVTGWDSQSATSVNQTPLPDTKPDASEAPIQSSEVDSSQVPIAAEQSEGGGGNASPGSKSILNTLFPQGGWAAEKSDYKAYTLGEVVVSESLKDSGYAISNEVTAEEIKATNSKTAADALRYVPGINVSKGYKNEPDVQIHGFDQSKTLVLIDGVPYYETNYGKLNLNQIPSDIIAKIQVIKGAPSVLYGPNAEAGVINIVTKEPGKPFTASTNVELGEKDYNRVSASTGAEAGKFKYWFNYTHSDIDAWKMSDNFKPTEGTISKMPGGESKAIIDNGGFRSNSSSKTDSFWAKAGVAPGKDSEYYANFHWIMSQWGIPPSVSDITVFPNPPAFTQFARFDKYNDWGIDLNAKQRVLDKLLLKNNAYFHNHEDAYVSYADEDFSQKLSRSVYKDWMAGDSLFADYDLTKWDTARLAFHYRVDSHRQRDDSYLPFAQSLSDTGTIAAEDEFRLIPNLTATAGMGWDWFGILKAQRTTTSKMSGEFTGRENLERPGLKDLLTPMGGLEYKLPDSTRLFTSLARTARFPTLQQLYASKGGNTGLQPEKNLTYTFGASRSFLHDIVWTEASYFNHYVTDWIDRDGPGPISQWQNWGKVVMNGIELNTEINPIEDLTFKAGYTYNHARDHSKGHVSDYLVDVPANKIDLDLGYTLPFIRTKVDLIQQLLSKTYSQLPTPQDPELEKEVAQGFYVFNLKFTQPITKYLDGYISLENLWDRNYETVYGFPARGRTVIFGIDAKY is encoded by the coding sequence ATGAGCGCAGGTGTGGCGCTCGGTCAGGTCACAGGTTGGGATTCGCAATCTGCAACATCCGTCAACCAAACGCCGCTGCCTGATACAAAACCGGATGCGTCAGAGGCGCCCATCCAATCCAGCGAGGTCGATTCTTCTCAAGTTCCCATCGCAGCAGAGCAGAGCGAAGGGGGCGGAGGGAATGCCTCACCGGGATCAAAGAGTATCCTTAATACTTTGTTCCCACAGGGGGGTTGGGCGGCGGAGAAATCCGATTACAAGGCGTACACATTGGGTGAGGTTGTTGTTTCGGAGAGTCTGAAGGACAGCGGTTACGCCATAAGTAACGAGGTTACAGCAGAGGAGATCAAAGCCACCAACAGCAAGACCGCGGCGGATGCGTTGCGCTATGTTCCCGGCATCAACGTTTCCAAGGGGTACAAGAACGAGCCGGATGTGCAGATCCACGGTTTTGATCAGTCAAAAACCCTGGTTCTCATTGACGGTGTCCCGTACTACGAGACGAACTATGGCAAATTGAATCTTAATCAGATCCCCTCGGATATCATCGCCAAAATCCAGGTTATCAAAGGCGCCCCCTCAGTCCTCTACGGCCCCAACGCCGAGGCGGGCGTCATCAACATCGTCACCAAGGAACCGGGGAAACCATTTACGGCCTCAACCAATGTCGAGCTTGGCGAAAAGGATTACAACCGAGTATCTGCCTCCACCGGGGCAGAGGCCGGAAAGTTCAAGTACTGGTTCAATTATACCCATAGCGATATCGACGCATGGAAGATGTCGGATAATTTCAAGCCCACCGAAGGGACAATTTCCAAGATGCCCGGCGGTGAGAGCAAAGCCATTATCGACAACGGCGGTTTCCGCAGCAATTCGAGCTCGAAGACCGACAGCTTCTGGGCCAAGGCAGGTGTGGCGCCGGGCAAGGATTCTGAATACTACGCAAATTTCCATTGGATTATGTCTCAGTGGGGCATTCCGCCGTCGGTCAGCGATATAACAGTGTTTCCGAATCCGCCGGCGTTCACGCAATTCGCACGCTTCGACAAATACAACGATTGGGGTATTGATTTAAACGCGAAGCAGCGGGTCCTCGATAAATTGCTCCTGAAAAACAACGCCTACTTCCATAACCACGAAGACGCGTATGTATCTTACGCGGATGAAGATTTCAGCCAGAAACTCTCCCGCAGCGTGTACAAAGACTGGATGGCCGGCGACAGCCTCTTTGCCGATTACGATCTCACCAAGTGGGATACTGCGCGGCTTGCGTTTCACTACAGGGTAGACTCGCACCGGCAGAGAGATGATTCGTATCTGCCGTTTGCGCAGTCGCTCTCGGATACCGGCACCATCGCTGCCGAAGACGAATTCAGGCTGATCCCGAACCTCACCGCGACCGCAGGAATGGGATGGGACTGGTTCGGCATATTAAAGGCCCAGCGCACCACAACGAGCAAAATGAGCGGAGAATTCACTGGTCGAGAAAACTTGGAGAGGCCAGGCCTTAAAGATCTCCTGACCCCCATGGGCGGACTGGAATACAAACTCCCGGATTCCACCAGGCTCTTTACCTCTCTGGCGAGGACGGCCAGGTTTCCGACACTGCAGCAGTTGTACGCCAGCAAAGGAGGAAACACCGGATTGCAGCCGGAGAAAAACCTCACCTACACTTTCGGTGCGTCCCGATCATTCCTGCACGACATTGTCTGGACCGAGGCCTCATATTTCAACCACTACGTAACGGACTGGATCGACCGCGATGGACCTGGCCCTATAAGCCAGTGGCAAAACTGGGGCAAGGTGGTGATGAATGGCATCGAATTGAACACAGAGATAAATCCAATAGAGGATCTGACATTCAAGGCTGGTTATACCTACAATCATGCCCGCGATCACAGCAAGGGGCACGTCTCCGATTACCTCGTGGATGTCCCGGCAAACAAGATTGACCTGGATCTCGGGTATACCCTTCCCTTTATCAGGACGAAAGTGGACCTCATCCAGCAACTTCTGAGCAAAACATATTCCCAACTCCCGACCCCGCAGGACCCGGAGCTGGAGAAAGAGGTGGCCCAGGGATTTTATGTCTTCAACCTGAAGTTCACGCAGCCGATTACCAAATATCTGGACGGATACATCTCTCTTGAGAACCTGTGGGACCGCAACTATGAAACGGTCTATGGCTTCCCGGCGCGAGGGAGAACGGTCATCTTCGGCATAGATGCGAAGTATTGA
- a CDS encoding ATP-binding cassette domain-containing protein: MLLTIRNLAFRYHNADHPVLRGLNLDLNTGECIAITGPNGSGKSTLISILAGIIPTFLDGELTGVIAFDDGPVKPAVILQNPDTQILCDSVEKELLFFLTHSGNCPADAGPREIAARVGIDDLLARKVYQLSYGEKQRLIAACALLCGDGKLVLLDESSAHLDDDGVTRLLHLLASKKAEGASIVIIGHECVRFHELIDRWYLLKGGRLIESQERRSHCLSPIAKPGCAILVSRPFISIRDIAYRNDLGEMIFAGFNGDIHKGRVYGLTGPNGSGKSSLARLVSGVERIEEGDIILDGIKASAGTLRKHVKMVGQNPFHQLLYKTVGANLKSTCKRIDKKPMVSPEQGVRILNLESLLSRDVATLSLGEAQRVALLWAVLQSPELLIIDESFATLDEAGVDAFSEMLSVLKEKGKSILLISQNERTISGISDYIFSMT; encoded by the coding sequence ATGTTGCTCACTATACGCAATCTCGCGTTCAGATATCACAATGCGGATCATCCGGTTTTGCGCGGGTTGAACCTTGACCTGAATACGGGGGAGTGCATCGCAATAACCGGTCCCAACGGCAGTGGGAAGAGCACCCTCATCTCGATCCTCGCGGGCATTATTCCCACATTTCTCGACGGAGAGTTGACCGGTGTTATCGCTTTCGATGACGGTCCGGTCAAGCCTGCCGTCATTCTTCAGAATCCCGACACGCAAATCCTATGCGACAGCGTCGAGAAGGAGCTTTTGTTTTTCCTGACCCACTCGGGAAATTGTCCCGCAGATGCCGGGCCCCGTGAGATTGCTGCGCGGGTCGGGATCGACGATTTGTTGGCCCGGAAAGTGTATCAGTTGTCGTACGGCGAAAAGCAAAGGCTCATCGCAGCCTGCGCGCTCCTGTGTGGGGATGGGAAGCTGGTCCTGCTCGATGAGTCTTCGGCGCACCTTGATGACGATGGCGTCACGAGATTGTTGCATCTCCTGGCTAGTAAGAAAGCGGAGGGCGCTTCCATCGTTATCATAGGTCATGAATGCGTGCGGTTTCATGAGTTGATCGACCGATGGTATCTTCTCAAAGGCGGGAGGCTTATCGAATCGCAGGAGCGCCGAAGTCATTGTCTGTCCCCGATAGCGAAGCCCGGTTGTGCCATTCTTGTTTCACGCCCCTTTATTTCTATTCGCGATATTGCGTACCGGAATGATCTCGGGGAAATGATATTTGCCGGTTTTAACGGTGATATCCATAAAGGCAGGGTGTATGGACTTACAGGCCCTAATGGATCGGGGAAGAGTTCTCTCGCAAGACTTGTTTCGGGAGTGGAGCGGATCGAGGAGGGAGATATTATCCTCGACGGCATAAAAGCATCCGCGGGTACACTCCGGAAGCACGTGAAGATGGTGGGTCAGAATCCGTTTCATCAGCTCCTTTACAAAACAGTGGGAGCGAATTTGAAATCGACATGCAAGAGAATAGATAAAAAACCGATGGTATCTCCGGAGCAGGGCGTCCGGATACTCAACCTAGAATCGCTGTTATCAAGAGACGTCGCTACATTGAGCTTGGGCGAGGCGCAGAGGGTCGCGTTGCTCTGGGCGGTTTTGCAGTCGCCTGAACTTCTGATCATTGACGAATCATTCGCCACACTCGATGAGGCGGGTGTGGATGCATTCAGCGAGATGCTGTCCGTTCTCAAGGAAAAAGGCAAAAGCATCCTGCTTATTTCCCAAAATGAACGGACAATCTCGGGCATATCCGATTACATATTTTCGATGACATGA
- a CDS encoding DUF364 domain-containing protein → MKNNEILNAIWEGIDEDLVLEDLSIFLNWIITKSRRYALANYFQGMPGLDLEPHRDTYLRDLLGRPVKKIIRELLDTRETLRVSTGMSCLNSALPVPEDVFDGNAIEPFLDRARQLRTCFIGHFPDADLWREQHYSVNVIELFPQPGDIHWDHSHEVLAEADLVFITGLTLVNGTFPEVIRRTPNARYRVLMGPTVPLSPVLFDYGIHLVGSTLILDIERAVDCCRWGAGSFIFEPEGIIRRVNLTCVPELEKRTIKAQSHRKEF, encoded by the coding sequence TTGAAGAACAATGAGATTCTAAACGCGATCTGGGAAGGGATAGATGAAGACCTGGTGCTTGAGGATCTTTCTATATTCTTGAACTGGATTATCACCAAATCCAGGCGCTATGCCCTCGCGAATTATTTTCAGGGGATGCCTGGCCTTGATCTTGAGCCACACCGGGATACATATCTGAGAGACTTGCTCGGCAGACCGGTCAAAAAGATTATTCGCGAGCTGCTTGACACGAGGGAGACCTTGCGAGTCTCGACAGGGATGTCGTGCCTTAACAGCGCCCTCCCTGTACCCGAAGATGTATTTGATGGGAATGCGATTGAGCCGTTCCTCGATCGGGCCCGGCAGCTTCGGACCTGTTTTATCGGCCACTTTCCGGATGCCGACCTGTGGAGAGAGCAGCACTACTCGGTCAATGTCATTGAACTGTTCCCACAGCCGGGGGATATACATTGGGACCACTCGCATGAGGTACTGGCAGAGGCGGACCTGGTATTCATCACCGGGCTGACGCTCGTGAACGGCACATTCCCGGAGGTGATCCGGCGGACACCGAACGCCCGCTACCGCGTATTGATGGGCCCCACCGTCCCCCTTTCCCCCGTGCTCTTTGATTATGGAATCCATCTCGTCGGCTCAACACTGATTCTCGATATTGAGCGGGCGGTCGACTGCTGCCGCTGGGGAGCCGGAAGCTTTATCTTCGAGCCGGAGGGAATTATACGACGGGTCAATTTGACATGTGTCCCCGAGTTGGAGAAACGGACAATCAAGGCTCAGTCTCACAGAAAGGAGTTTTGA
- a CDS encoding XdhC/CoxI family protein: MWLKSLNEWKEEGIPCAALTIIEAEGPTPRGVGSKMVVNNRGDSAGSIGGGPVEHISLDEARKAFKDNKCRTLKFSLKGDEWQVTKDKKIKAICGGTLSVFIEPIMPREEVVIFGAGHIGEKLAKLCAILNLPCRVYDNRKEYLTAERFPDAKELICGEYRALAEKVVLTPMSYCVVLTHGHAHDEECLELLLQNRDIPYIGMIGSPEKVGILVKNIRSRGTVVDGRLYSPVGLKIGRNLPEEIALSIITEIMLLAQGGSGEHYRIKWHELK; this comes from the coding sequence ATGTGGCTAAAAAGTCTCAACGAATGGAAAGAAGAAGGGATCCCCTGCGCGGCGCTTACCATCATCGAGGCGGAGGGGCCGACCCCGCGCGGCGTCGGCTCGAAGATGGTGGTCAACAACCGCGGCGATAGTGCCGGATCCATCGGCGGCGGGCCGGTGGAGCATATCAGCCTCGATGAGGCTAGAAAAGCGTTCAAGGACAATAAATGCCGGACGCTGAAATTTTCGCTCAAGGGTGACGAATGGCAGGTTACGAAAGACAAGAAAATCAAGGCCATTTGCGGAGGAACTCTTTCTGTCTTCATTGAACCGATCATGCCGCGGGAGGAGGTTGTGATTTTCGGCGCCGGTCATATCGGGGAGAAGCTGGCCAAATTATGCGCGATTTTGAATCTGCCATGCAGGGTATATGACAACCGCAAAGAGTATCTTACTGCCGAGCGTTTTCCAGATGCGAAAGAGCTAATCTGCGGCGAATACCGCGCGCTCGCAGAGAAGGTTGTGTTAACACCGATGAGCTATTGCGTTGTCCTCACTCATGGCCACGCCCATGATGAAGAGTGTCTCGAACTTTTGCTGCAGAACAGGGACATTCCGTATATCGGCATGATCGGCAGCCCCGAAAAGGTTGGGATCCTGGTGAAAAATATACGCTCCAGGGGGACAGTGGTGGACGGGCGTCTCTATAGCCCGGTCGGTTTGAAGATCGGCCGCAACCTGCCGGAAGAGATCGCCCTTTCTATAATTACCGAGATAATGTTGTTGGCTCAGGGGGGCTCGGGCGAGCACTATCGCATCAAATGGCATGAGCTGAAATAG
- a CDS encoding AAA family ATPase translates to MKENLKKNILITGDPGAGKTTLVREVLGELGVKPGGYLTRAMPERGVKTWCEIISLTAGVVPERAIFASMDRKSPPHLCGMGVSATELEAVGAVALERAMEISPLIVMDEIGHMEIVSRRFQNAVLACLDSLTPVLGVIKIEHGPFVDRIKARPDIVLIKLSNVNYDVTKHYVKAVISSLLRL, encoded by the coding sequence ATGAAAGAGAATCTGAAAAAGAACATCCTTATTACCGGAGATCCCGGCGCGGGCAAAACGACGCTGGTACGGGAAGTGTTGGGTGAGCTGGGCGTGAAGCCCGGAGGATACCTCACCAGGGCGATGCCTGAACGGGGAGTAAAGACATGGTGCGAGATTATTTCTCTGACTGCCGGCGTGGTTCCAGAGCGAGCCATTTTCGCGAGCATGGATAGAAAAAGCCCTCCTCATCTGTGCGGCATGGGAGTGAGCGCAACAGAGCTGGAAGCGGTGGGGGCGGTTGCCCTCGAGAGAGCGATGGAGATATCTCCGCTCATTGTCATGGATGAAATCGGCCACATGGAAATCGTCAGCCGCCGGTTCCAGAATGCGGTACTTGCGTGTCTGGACAGCCTGACTCCGGTTCTCGGTGTTATAAAAATTGAGCATGGGCCGTTCGTCGACCGCATAAAAGCCCGGCCGGACATTGTGCTGATAAAACTCTCGAATGTTAATTACGATGTGACAAAGCACTATGTGAAGGCAGTGATTTCTTCTTTATTGCGCCTATGA
- a CDS encoding MotA/TolQ/ExbB proton channel family protein has translation MIDIIIKGGPVMIPILLGSVVGLAIVIERLWVFRRMRLNTFEFVQEVFRDLKNGDVKHALQLCEKYIAHPLAAVFRVGILRFNLSPDRLEKVLEQAGNNQVLKMERYLGALVAVVSIEPLLGFLGTITGLIRAFMSWEKAGADVTVSVLASGMYEAMITTAAGLIIAIPLYLCYTYFVSHIKYVANSLNNHCVQLVEIIAENQDRAKS, from the coding sequence ATGATCGATATCATCATAAAAGGCGGACCAGTGATGATCCCGATTCTGCTGGGATCGGTTGTCGGTTTAGCCATTGTCATTGAAAGACTATGGGTATTCAGAAGAATGCGCCTCAATACATTTGAATTTGTGCAGGAGGTTTTCAGGGATCTGAAGAACGGAGATGTGAAACATGCACTTCAATTATGCGAGAAATATATCGCCCATCCGCTTGCCGCCGTTTTTCGGGTGGGGATTTTGAGATTTAATTTGTCGCCGGATAGGCTCGAAAAGGTGCTCGAGCAGGCGGGCAATAATCAGGTATTGAAAATGGAACGATATCTTGGAGCGCTTGTCGCGGTGGTCAGCATCGAGCCGCTCCTTGGGTTCCTGGGGACGATAACCGGTTTGATACGCGCTTTCATGTCATGGGAGAAGGCCGGCGCGGATGTGACGGTGAGCGTCCTGGCCTCGGGGATGTATGAAGCGATGATTACCACTGCGGCCGGGTTGATTATCGCGATACCGCTCTACCTCTGTTACACCTATTTTGTCAGTCATATTAAATACGTCGCGAATTCTTTGAACAACCACTGTGTCCAATTGGTCGAGATCATCGCTGAAAATCAGGACAGGGCAAAGTCATGA
- a CDS encoding biopolymer transporter ExbD yields MKIASRRGHLVALESVAMTDIVLNMFIFFFISFSLLYTFNADRVQSIKVKLPVAGRAVETKEAASLSITITSTGILYLGKNEVSYEALEAEISRGSKENQEMDITLRSDRKTEFQDVVRVLSIISGHRIRNLNIDVIKDKNTIED; encoded by the coding sequence ATGAAGATTGCTTCGCGGAGAGGGCATCTGGTGGCTCTGGAATCAGTCGCCATGACCGACATCGTGCTCAACATGTTCATCTTCTTCTTTATTTCCTTCAGCCTCCTCTATACGTTCAATGCCGATCGTGTGCAATCCATAAAGGTGAAATTGCCCGTTGCCGGGAGGGCAGTTGAAACTAAAGAAGCTGCTTCACTGAGTATCACCATAACAAGCACCGGCATTTTATATCTCGGTAAAAACGAAGTGAGCTATGAAGCCCTGGAGGCTGAAATTTCGCGTGGATCGAAAGAAAACCAGGAGATGGACATCACGCTACGCTCGGACAGGAAAACCGAATTTCAGGATGTTGTCCGTGTATTATCCATCATCTCAGGGCACCGTATCCGCAATCTCAATATTGACGTCATCAAAGACAAAAATACCATAGAAGATTGA